Within the uncultured Draconibacterium sp. genome, the region AGGAATAGCTATATTCTGCTGCGCTGAAACCGTGAGAATTCCCCTTTGAAGGGGAAAAGAAGGGGATGAACCCCCCATTCATTTCTAATCAATATTCTGCGAATAATAAATCTTATTTTAGCGCCATTCAACAATTGTTCCCCGGTTTTCGTCCTGTAATTCATCCGGAATTGAGTCTTTAATTTCGCGCCAAAGCAGATTTATTAATTTATGTTTAGCGTAATGTCGCGAGTAAACCAAACTAACTTCACGTAGTGGTTTTATGTTGGTGAAATTTTCAACGTTGTAGGCTCTTTTTTGCGACATGGTAGCTTTTGCCAACTCCGGAATAAGTGTTATTCCTCCTTCGCGGTCAACAATGTTCATTAATGTTTCCAGCGACCCGGCTTCGAAATGGAAAGGTAACTCACTGTCGGTTGTTCCCAGGTACGAACACAGGTTAATTACCTGGTCGCGGAAACAGTGTCCGTCGCTCAATAGCCAAATTTCGGGTGTTGCAATGTCTTCAACTGTAATTTCTTTTTGCTTGTGCAGCTTGTGTCCGCTGTTGGCATAAATCAACATTTCCTCGTAAAAAATTGGCTTTTCGAGTATCTTCTCTTCGTGCAGGGGAGTTACTAAAATACCAACATCAATAAGGTCTTTGTGCAAAAGATTGATAATATTTTCGGTGGTTGCTTCCACCACTTTAATGAAAATATTCGGGTATTTCTTTTTGTAATTTCCAACAAAAATAGGGAGTAAATAAGGTGCCAGCGTTGGAATAATACCAATGCGTAACATTCCTGAAACCTGGTTCTTATGGTCTTTTACAATGTTGTTTATCTCTTCGGCCTGTTTTAAAACTATCCGGGCTTGCTCAATAATTCGTACACCAACATCGGTAGGAATAAGCGGTTGTTTACTTCTGTCGAAAATAATAATCTCGAGGTCTTCTTCCAGCTTTTTAATTTGCATGGAAAGCGTTGGCTGCGTAATAAAACATGCCTCGGCAGCTTTGCCAAAATGACGATGAGTGTCAACGGCAACTATGTACTCTAATTGGGTTAGGGTAACCATGGCGTAAGTCGATTTTTGATTTAAAGATAGAAAAAATCTATAATTATGAGTGTTAAATTGGGTTAATTCAACTTAGTAAAATGAATGTTAATAAGACCAAAGTAAAACTAAAATGTTAGAGACTGGTTTGCTGGCGATACCACTCGAATGCTGCAACCGATAATGCATTAGAAATATTTAACGATTTACACCCTCCGGGCATGGGAATATAGACACTTTTATCTGCCATTTTAATAACGTTTTCCGGAAGCCCGTGCGATTCGCTTCCGGCAAGCAGTATGGTTTTTGGTGGCAGTTTTTCGCGGTAAATATTTGTGGCTCCGTCGCAGGTTTCTACAATGGTGAGCTGAAAACCGGCACCCAGTAGTTCAATAAAATCGTTTTCGGAGATAAAGCGCCACTTCATCTGGTCGTACGAAAATCCGGCTGTCTTTTTAATCTTCGATTCACGATGATTTTCTGTTTCCCGTACAAACAACACTTCCTGAGCTCCAAGATTATGAGCCAGCCGAATGATTTTTCCGATATTTTCAGAATTCGACAAGTGCCAGGCCGCAATTATTATGGCACTCGTTTCGGGAAATTTCTCTTCATTTTTTGCATTAAAAAACTGTACGGAATTGGTGTTCATAATAATAAACCGGCTTTTCTTCGTTACTATTTAAAATGCTACTTTTGTACAAAAGATTAAAGATGAAGATTTCTGCTCAATACATGGTACTTTTAGTGCTAATAATTTTTGTTTCATGTGGTCCGTCGGATGAAGATAAGGCGCGTGTAAAGATCGATCTGGCGAAAAACCTGCTGGCGAAAAACGATACGGCTGAAGCTATTCGCCAATTAGACAGTATTCCGAAACTGTATCCAGAGGCCATGTATTCGGCCAACGCGGCTAAAAATCTGTTGCAGGAAGTTCGTTTTGAGGTAATGCAAAGGAAAGAGGCAGAGCTTGATTCGGTTGAAGTTAAGGTTGCAGAGCTGGAAAAATCATTTGTAAAAGAGGAGACTGAATTTGACCGATATACGCAATACACTCACAAGCGGCAGACTTTCAAAAGAGCGTGGGATCGTTCGTACATTCAGGTTCATTTAGACGAGCGCGGAGAATTGTATTTAAGCAGTAATTATCACGGCGAAAACTGGTTAAATCACACCGGACTTCGGGTGTACGATAGCGGTGATGATGCTAAAACCGATACAATTCCGATTGGCTCGGTTGATAACCACCGCAGTGATTTTATGGAAGCAAAATGGGAAAAGGTTTCGTACCGAAACGGGAAAGACAACGGTGTGATTGAATTTATTGCCAATAATGTAGACCGCAACCTGAAAGCTGTTTTTCTGGGTAACGAGTACTATTACATTATTCTGGAAACATACGATAAAGAGGCTGTTCGTGATGCGCTGGCCTTGTCGAAAGCCATTAAAAAGCGCAATAAGTTGGAGCAGGAAGTAAAATCGCTGGGGCAAAAGATTAATATTCAATAGTCTCCCAGAAGCAAATGCAAGTGTTTAGATGAGTTTTCTTTGATAAATCTTACAATTCCCACCTATTAAATCAAATTAAATGCAGGGGAAGGCATTGTATGTTTTTATCGCGTTCATTTTTCTTCTCACTTTTACGGGATGTAGCCATAAAATCCCCGAAAACCTTAGTGTTGAGGCATTGCCGATAGATGCTGTGGTAAATGGAAGTATTCTTACCGGGCCTTCGGTGCTTAATGATCCCGAACGTTTTGTTTGGGGCGGCAGCGTATTAAAAGGCGACGACGGGAAATACCACATGATTTATAATACTTTTGAGTGTGGGATTCGTTACCGGCATTTACCAACGGTTGGGTGTTAGATTCGAAACTGGCTTATGCTGTTTCTGATTATCCAGACCACAATTTTGAGTTTAAAAAGATTGTATTGCGTGGCATGCGTTGGAAGGTGACAGTGCGGCCTGGGACGCTCAAATGGTGTCGAATCCGCATCTGAAAAAGTTCAATGGAAAATATTATCTGGATTATATTGGCTCGAAGGATCCCGGCGTTCAGCCCGTGGGATCGCCCGGTGAAAAGCTGAACAAACGCAATCGTGTTCAGCAAAACCAAAAAATTGCAGTAATTGAATTTGATAGTTTCGAAGACTTGATGGAAGGTAATTCTAGCCGTCCTGACGAGCCTTTGTTAGCGCCACGAACCCGGGTAAAAATGACAATATTGTCAATCCTTCGTCTGCAGGAACACAACCAAAACCCGACAACATTATTGTGGTGAATCCTTCGGTAACTTACCGTCCATCCGACCGAGAATACCTGTTGTATTTTAAAGGAAACCTGTACGATCCAAACTGGCGTGGTGTGCATGGCGTTGCGATTTCCGATTCGCCAACGGGGCCATTTACACTGCTTGATGATCTGATTTTCGATTTCAGAACGGAAGACGGAAAAATCGCATCGGCAGAAGATCCGTATGTTTGGTATCATAAAACGCAGCAGAAATTTTATGCAGTTTTTAAGGATTTTTCAGGAAAAATAACCGGAGCAGATCCCGGTTTGGCAATTCTTGAATCCATCGACGGAATAAAATGGACGAAACCTGCCGAGCCGTTTTTTATGAAAAAGCAAGTGGTGCTGCAATCGGGTGACACCATAAAAGTAAACCGTCTGGAACGTCCGCAATTGTTAATTGACGAAGAAGGTAATCCGCAGGTTCTTTACGCTGCCTGTTCCATTACCGATATCAACCCAACCAAAAAGGGCGAGTCGTTTAATGTGCAAATCCCGCTTCGGAAAAAGTAAGGGAATTCTATTATTTTTGGCCCCGGAATTATAGCCAACAAAACCAAAAGATTTACGGACAACTAACAATTTATTTATTCGCATGACCCAAAATACCAGCAGAGCAAAGCAAGCAAAACTGATTCGGAATTTCAGAAAAGTACACCGGATTACAGGCGTTATATTATTTGTCTTTTTCTTATTCGTATCCGTTTCCGGAATTTTATTGACGTGGAAGAAGAACAGTGGTGGCCTTATTTTGGCAAAAACACAAAAGGGAACTTCAGCTGAGTTGAGCGAATGGTTGCCCATCGACAGTTTACACTCGATTGCCCTTCATGTTTACCACGATTCTATTTCTGCTGAAAGAGTACCCGAACTGGATAAAATAGATGTTCGGCAAAACAAAGGAATGGTAAAATTCGTGTTTGAAGAAGGCTACTGGGGAGTTCAGTTAGACGGTGCCACGGGAGCGGTTTTGCAAATTGAACGCCGCTGGTCTGATTTAATTGAAAATATACACGACGGTTCAGTGCTCGATCACTGGTTTCGCACCGATGGCGTGTTAAAGCTTTTGTATTCCAGCATTACCGGTTTGGCATTGTTGTTATTTAGTGTAACCGGATTTTGGTTGTGGTATGGGCCAAAACGTATGCGGAAGAAATTGGAACGCTGATCATGCAGGTTTTGTGGATTTTCACGGATTTGGAATTATTAAGTTTGGTTAAGTTGATTCGTCTGAAAAACTGGTGAAGAAAAAAATCTCAAATCACTGTTCCGGTTTCGCGGATGGCAAAAAATGTAAAACAAGTTGAAAAATGGAGTGTTGCGAGATTTTGTATTATCCTTTACGTTTGATTTTTAATTTCTGCCCAATATACAATCCACGGTCATTTTTCAGCTCATTCAAACGCATAATTTCATCGGCTGAAATTCCTGCATATTTTTGAGCAATGTCCCATAAGGTATCGCCTTTGCGCACGGTGTAATATTCGAAATTCGGATCAAGTGGTTTTGAAGTACGCGTTGTTGTTGGTGCTGATGTTTTTCCGATTGATGCCTGTTTCTGAGCAAAACTCATAGTGGTAACCTGCTCATACTTTTCCTTGTCTTTTTCAGGAACATAAACTGCCAGTTTTTGGCCAACACGAATCATATCTCTGCGGATGTTGTTCCAGTAACGTAAATCAGAAGCGCGTACATGAAACCATGAAGAGATAAATCCAACGTTGTCGCCCGCCTTGACAGTGTAAACAACTTTGGCTTTTCCCTTAATATCAACGGGAGTAAAATAGCTGCTATTGCTGGTTGTCGGATCCATTAAAGTATTGTTCGGGAAGTATTTCTCTCGCTCGTAGGCAAAAACTGCTGTATCCTGATCTACAAAATCAAGAATTACATCGTTTGGTAAAACCAATGGATATGGTTTGCTTGCTTTTGCCGGAATAACATCGCGGCGATACATGGGATTAAGTGCACGTAATTGTTCCTTTTCGATGTGGAGTTTTGCACTTACCTGATCAAAATGCAGGTAGTCGTTCACCATCACGGTGTCGACAGATAGCTCAATCTCCGGGTATTGTGGAACAAGGTTGTGCTCTTTATAATATTCGAAGGTGTAAGTTGCCGCAATGAATGCCGGTACATAACCTCTGGTTTCGCGTGGTAAACGATAGTAGATTTCCCAATAATTTCTTTTTCCTCCCGATCGGCGAATTGCCCGGTTTACATTTCCGGGGCCACAATTGTAGGCTGCAATGGCTAAATGCCAGTTGCCGTATATATCGTGCAATTTTGTAAGATATCGTGCAGCAGCATCGGTTGCTTTTATCGGGTCGCGGCGCTCGTCAACAAACGAAGTAATCTCCAGTTTCATGTTGCGGGCAGTGCCGTACATAAATTGCCACAAACCATTTGCGCCAACTCGTGAGCGTGCCGTTGGGTTTAGTGCCGACTCGATTATTGCCAGGTATTTTATTTCCAGCGGCATGTCGTATTTATCCAGTGTTTCCTCAAAAATAGGGAAGTAGTAAGCTGATAATCCCAACATCACTTCAACCAGGTCGCGACGCTTTTCGGTGTACATTTTTATGTAGTTCTTAACTACGTTGTTGTACGAGAGATCAACAACCTGTTCAATCTCTTTTAGTCGGTTGATATAAACTGAATCGGGCAGGTTCTTTGGGAAATTAAGTGTTGTAACTTCCGAATTATCAAAGTTAAAACGGTTTTGAATATCCCACGTGCTCATCATACTATCCATCTTCTCAGAAAAGACGGTATTCAGCATGTCGTCAACATCCAATTCATTAAAGCCGACAGTATCAGCTTCAAGTTTTAAGTCGTCTAATGTAAGTGTCGTGTCAACTTCCTGCGCAAGCGCATTTGTAAAAAATAAAATCGAAAATATATAAATAATGATGTGTTTCATCTTAAAATGTAAAAGTACAACTTACACCATAAACGTATTGGAAATTCTTGTATTGCATTGTAGGCTGCCAGTTAAATGTTAAGTCTTCACTAATATCAAAATCGTACAGGTGTGCATCAACACTGGCATCGATGATGTTCAGTCCGTAAAATCCAACGATACTGATGATTAGCAGGTCGCGATTACGCCGGTAGTAACTTCGTTGTTTGTCGAGCCCGGTTTTAAAATTGTTGAAATCGGTTGGGTTGTCCAAGTCATAATATTGTGCAGCTTCAAGATCTTCGTACGAGCGGGTTTCATCATTTCCATCGGTTAGATCGCTGTATGCCTGGCGCATAATTTTGTAGTTATCGTTGTTCCAGTGAATAAAATAACCGATTGTTCCGAAACCAGCATA harbors:
- a CDS encoding LysM peptidoglycan-binding domain-containing protein; the protein is MKHIIIYIFSILFFTNALAQEVDTTLTLDDLKLEADTVGFNELDVDDMLNTVFSEKMDSMMSTWDIQNRFNFDNSEVTTLNFPKNLPDSVYINRLKEIEQVVDLSYNNVVKNYIKMYTEKRRDLVEVMLGLSAYYFPIFEETLDKYDMPLEIKYLAIIESALNPTARSRVGANGLWQFMYGTARNMKLEITSFVDERRDPIKATDAAARYLTKLHDIYGNWHLAIAAYNCGPGNVNRAIRRSGGKRNYWEIYYRLPRETRGYVPAFIAATYTFEYYKEHNLVPQYPEIELSVDTVMVNDYLHFDQVSAKLHIEKEQLRALNPMYRRDVIPAKASKPYPLVLPNDVILDFVDQDTAVFAYEREKYFPNNTLMDPTTSNSSYFTPVDIKGKAKVVYTVKAGDNVGFISSWFHVRASDLRYWNNIRRDMIRVGQKLAVYVPEKDKEKYEQVTTMSFAQKQASIGKTSAPTTTRTSKPLDPNFEYYTVRKGDTLWDIAQKYAGISADEIMRLNELKNDRGLYIGQKLKIKRKG
- a CDS encoding DUF5683 domain-containing protein, whose product is MIKRVFFSKILLFSLPLFFSINLLAQTTAQDSAFIAKANEVPTKVEHSPKKATLYSTFLPGLGQAYNKKYWKIPLIYAGFGTIGYFIHWNNDNYKIMRQAYSDLTDGNDETRSYEDLEAAQYYDLDNPTDFNNFKTGLDKQRSYYRRNRDLLIISIVGFYGLNIIDASVDAHLYDFDISEDLTFNWQPTMQYKNFQYVYGVSCTFTF
- a CDS encoding LysR substrate-binding domain-containing protein → MVTLTQLEYIVAVDTHRHFGKAAEACFITQPTLSMQIKKLEEDLEIIIFDRSKQPLIPTDVGVRIIEQARIVLKQAEEINNIVKDHKNQVSGMLRIGIIPTLAPYLLPIFVGNYKKKYPNIFIKVVEATTENIINLLHKDLIDVGILVTPLHEEKILEKPIFYEEMLIYANSGHKLHKQKEITVEDIATPEIWLLSDGHCFRDQVINLCSYLGTTDSELPFHFEAGSLETLMNIVDREGGITLIPELAKATMSQKRAYNVENFTNIKPLREVSLVYSRHYAKHKLINLLWREIKDSIPDELQDENRGTIVEWR
- a CDS encoding TrmH family RNA methyltransferase — its product is MNTNSVQFFNAKNEEKFPETSAIIIAAWHLSNSENIGKIIRLAHNLGAQEVLFVRETENHRESKIKKTAGFSYDQMKWRFISENDFIELLGAGFQLTIVETCDGATNIYREKLPPKTILLAGSESHGLPENVIKMADKSVYIPMPGGCKSLNISNALSVAAFEWYRQQTSL
- a CDS encoding PepSY-associated TM helix domain-containing protein produces the protein MTQNTSRAKQAKLIRNFRKVHRITGVILFVFFLFVSVSGILLTWKKNSGGLILAKTQKGTSAELSEWLPIDSLHSIALHVYHDSISAERVPELDKIDVRQNKGMVKFVFEEGYWGVQLDGATGAVLQIERRWSDLIENIHDGSVLDHWFRTDGVLKLLYSSITGLALLLFSVTGFWLWYGPKRMRKKLER